The genomic region AGAAAAGAAGTAGAAAACTTCAAAGTAGAAGGAGATCTTCGTAGAGAGGTTGCATTAAACATCAAACGTTTAATGGAAATCGGAAGCTACAGAGGAATCCGTCATCGTAGAGGATTACCTGTACGTGGACAAAAAACAAAAACAAATGCTCGTACTCGTAAAGGTAAAGCTAAACCAATCGCTGGTAAGAAAAAATAGAATAGGAGGTTGAAATAATGGCAAAAGTTAAACAAACACGTGGTAAAAAACGTGCTAAAAAGAATATAGCAAAAGGTATGGCACATATCCATTCAACTTTCAATAATACTATTGTAACTATTACTGATGAACATGGAAATGTATTGACTTGGTCAAGCGCTGGAGCTCTTGGATTTAAAGGTTCAAGAAAATCTACTCCATTTGCTGCTCAAATGGCTTCTGAAGCTGCTGCAAAAGCATCTATGGAGCATGGTGTAAAATCTGTTGAAGTAAACGTTAAAGGTCCTGGACCTGGACGTGAAGCTGCGGTACGTGCTTTACAAGCTGCAGGTTTAGAAGTAACTGCAATTAATGATGTTACTCCAATTCCACATAACGGGTGTCGTCCACCAAAACGTCCTCGTGGATAAAAAAATTGTATTAAATTTCGTTAAAAATCTAATTCCTAGTGAGGAGGGAAATAATGCAAAAGTTTGAAAAAGCAAATTTTAATATCGCTACTTATGATGAATCAAACAATTATGGTAAGTTTGTAATAGAACCTTTAGAGAGAGGTTTTGGTACTACTTTAGGTAACTCACTTAGAAGAGTATTATTATCTTCTTTACCAGGCAGCGCAGTATACGCGATTAAAATTCAAGGAGCAATTCATGAATTTTCTTCAGTAGAAGGTGTTGTCGAGGACGTGACTTCTATTATTTTAAATCTTAAGAAATTAGTGTTCGATGTAGATGGTGAAAGCTCAGCTACAATGATTATCGACTGTAAAGGACCTTGTGTTGTTACAGGAAAAGATATTCAATGTCCATCTGAAGTTACTATGATTTCTAATGATTTGGTAATAGCTCACGTTGCAGAAGGTGCTCACTTATACATGGAATTATTCGCTAAGAAAGATCGTGGATATATTAGTGCCGATCAAAACAAGAAAGATATTAACACAATTGGAATGATTCCTACGGATTCAATTTATTCTCCAATTGAAAAAGTATCTTACTTTGTAGAACCAACTCGTGTTGGTGAAAGTGCTAAATATGATCAATTAACTCTAGAAATAGAAACAAACGGATCATTAAAACCATTTGAAGCGATTTCATTAGCTGCTAAAATTTTAGTAGAACATTTAAATATGTTTGTTGAATTAACAGATATTGCGATGAACATGGAAGTTATGTCAGAAGTTCAAAATGACACTACAAACAAAGTACTAGATATGACAATTGAAGAATTAGATTTCTCAGTGCGTTCATATAACTGTTTAAAAAGAGCAGGTATCCAAACTGTTCAAGATCTTGCCTCTAAATCTGAAGATGATATGATCAAAGTTAGAAACTTAGGTAAGAAATCACTAAAAGAAGTAAAAGATAAACTAATTGAATTAGGATTAGGGTTTAAACCTATCGATTAATTCTAAATAAAGGAAGGAGCACTAATCTCATGGCTAACAATAGAAAATTAGGACGTACATCTGATATTAGAAAATCAATGTTACGTAGCCTTGCAACAGAAGTTATCATGAACGGTAAATTAGAAACAACTGAAACTAGAGCGAAAGAAGTTCGTTCAGTAGTAGAAGAGCTAATTACTTTAGGTAAACGTGGTGATTTACATGCAAGAAGACAAGCTGCTGCTGTGTTACACAAAGCAGTAGATCCAACAACAGGTAAAACTGCAGTTCAAGTTTTATTTGATGACGTTGCACCAAAATACAAAGAAGTTAATGGTGGATACACTCGTATCTTAAAAACTTATAACCGTAAAGGTGACAATGCCCCAATGGCAATTATCGCTTTAGTATAGGATAAGTGAAAACCTCGCAGTATTACTGTGGGGTTTTTTATTACAGAATAAGACATATTTCCAGGGAAATATGTCTTATTCTGTAATAAATTATCATTTGACATACACTACAATTAATAATAGAATATAATGAGCATTGGAGGAGATACTATGTCAAACATTATTGAAATTAAAGATTTATGTTTTGAGTATTCAAAAGGACACAAAACATTAGATAATATATCATTCAACGTAAAAAAAGGTGATTATGTAGCGATACTAGGTCATAACGGTAGTGGGAAAAGTACAATTGCTAAACTATTAATTGGCTTATTAGAAGCAAATAGTGGACAAATTATTGTTGATAACTTACCTTTAAACTTAGATAACTTATATCAAATTCGTGATCGCATTGGAATCGTTTTCCAAAATCCAGATAATCAATTTATTGGTGCCACTGTCCAAGATGATATTGCCTTTGGATTAGAGAATACTTGTGTACCAACAGAAGATATGCAACCTATCATTAATGAATTTGCATCCAAAGTAGGTATGCAAGACTTTCTTTTACATGAACCTACCAAACTATCAGGTGGTCAAAAACAACGTGTCGCAATTGCTGGTGTATTAGCAATGAACCCTAAAATTATTATTTTAGATGAAGCAACTAGTATGTTAGATCCAATCGGAAAAAGAGAAATTAATACATTAGTTAATAAACTAAACAAACAAGAAGAAACAACGATTATTTCTATTACACATGATATTGAAGAAGCCAAAAATGCATCTCATGTTATATTATTACATGATGGACATATCATTGATTGTGGAAATCCAAAAGATATTTTAACAAATCAAGAAAGAATGCAACAATTAGCATTAGATATACCTTTTGCCCTAAAAATTAGTAGAGGACTAAAAGATGTTTTAGAAAACAAAGAAATACAAGATATTGATCAATTAGCGGAGGAACTATGCCAATTATATTTGAACAAGTAGAACACACTTATAACCGTAATAGCATTAGTGCTTACCATGCTTTAAAAGGTGTAAACCTAGAAATAAAGCCAGGTTCTTTTAGTGCGATTATTGGTCAAACAGGAAGTGGGAAATCAACACTAATTCAACATATTAATGCTTTACTATTACCTCATGAAGGTAAAGTAAAAGTATTAGAATATACAATTACAAAAGATGAAAAACCAAGTGTCTTAAAACCATTACGTCAAAAAGCAGGATTAGTATTTCAATTTCCTGAATATCAATTATTTGAAGAAACGATTGAAAAAGATATTATCTTTGGACCCATGAATTTTGGTGTATCAAAAGAAGAAGCTATAGCACTAGCAAAAGAAGTAATAGAACTAGTAGGTTTAGATCAAAGCTATTTACAACGTTCTCCTTTTGAACTATCAGGAGGACAAAAACGAAGAGTAGCAATTGCTGGTATTCTAGCAATGAATCCAGACATTCTAGTCCTAGATGAACCTACTGCAGGATTAGATCCACAAGGAACAAAAGAAATGATGGATTTATTTCAAAAGATTCACCAAAGTGGCAAAACAGTAGTACTAGTAACACATGATATGAATCATGTACTAACCTATTGTGATTATGTTATTGTAATGAATCAAGGAAAAGTAGAAAAACATGATACAGTTACAAAAGTATTTGAAAACCAAGAATATTTAGAATCTTTAGGAATTGATTTACCGATGATAACAAATTTAATTATTAAACTAAATAAAGCAGGAATGAATATTGATACATCTATCAATAACGAAGAACAATTAATCAATGCTTTGAGAGGTGCACTACATGGATAATATAACATTTGGTAAATACCTTCCAGGTAATTCTTTTATTCATCGACTAGATCCTAGATTAAAACTAATCGTTCTAATGCTCTATTTAGTTACTATATTTTTTAATATTGGTTATATTGGTTATGCTTTTTTAGCACTATTTTCAGCTATAGTAATAGGAATATCCAAAATACCATTAAAATTTATCCTAAAAGCAATGAAACCAATGTTATTTATGATGGTTTTCCTTTTATTCTTTAATGTCTTATTATTAAAAACAGGAGATTTAGTTATTACAATACTAGGTATTGGAATTTATACAGGAGCTTTAATTCAAACATCTTATATCGTAATGCGTATTGTTTTAATATTATCCCTCACAACCATACTTACAACTACAACAAAGCCTCTAGAACTAACACTAGCAATAGAAAGCTTATTTAATCCACTAAAGAGATTTGGTTTTCCTAGCCATGAACTAGCAATGATGATATCAATCGCTTTACGCTTTATACCTGATTTATTAGAAGAGACCCAACGTATTATGAAAGCACAAGCTAGTAGAGGTGTTGACTTTCAAGAAGGAACACTTAGTGAAAAAATACGTTCTATTGTTTCCTTAATCATACCATTATTTTTATCTGCTTTTCAAAGAGCAGAAGACTTAGCGAATGCAATGGAAAGTAGAAACTATAATCCGGAAGCAACACGTACTAGATACAAACAACTAACATGGTTAACGAGAGATTCAGTTTTATTATTTTTAAGTACTAGCTACTTTTTATTCTTAATTATTTGGAGGGCCTTTTAAATATGAAAAGAGTCAAATGTATCGTTAGCTATGATGGAAGTAAATTTCATGGGTTTCAAGTACAAGACAAGTATCGTACAATTCAAGGAGAAATTCATAAAGCACTAAAAAATATTTGCCAAGAAGAAATCATTATACATGGTTCTGGTAGAACAGATGCAAAAGTTCATGGAACAAAACAAGTATTTCACTTTGATACAAACAAAGACTTTCCAGAAGAACAATGGAAAAAAGCAATCAATCATTTTCTACCAAACGATATCTATATTATCGATAGCATCTATATTAACGAAGAATTTCATTCTCGTTATAGTGCTATCAAAAAAGAATATCACTATAAATTATCAATGAATGAATATTCTCCTATTGATACAAACTATATTTATCAATACAATCGTAGCTTAGATATTGATAAAATGAAAGAAGCAGCAAGCATCTTTATTGGGACACATAACTTTGCATCCTATTGTAGTTATGATCAGTATGGTAACACCATTCGAACACTATATTCTTTAGAAATAGAAGAAGTAGAAGGAATAGTAACATTCAAACTAATTGGTAATGGTTTTAGACGTTATATGGTACGTCATATCGTTGGTGGCATTATTCAAGTGGGTGCCAATCGAAAAACAATCGATGATCTTTCTAGAATGTTAGAAAGTGCAGGAAAGGAAAAATGTTTACATAAAGCAAAACCACAAGGCTTATATTTACATGAGGTAACTTATGAAGAGAAATAACTTTCATACCCACGTATTCCGTTGCGGACATGCGGTTGGAGATGAAGAGAGAATGGTACAAGCAGCTATTGAAAATGGCTTAGTCGAATTAGGATTTAGCTGTCATATTCCAATGCCAAGATATCGTAGGCACCTTTTAAAAGGAACAATAGAAGAAAGAAGCATTAACAATATTCCTTCCTTTATTCGTAAATTAATATTAGGTGGACCAAATATGCGTATGCCCTATTCCCAACGTCACATTCACTTAAAAGAAGTTCAAAGAGTAAAAGAAAAATACAAAGATGAAATACAAATATTCCAAGGCTTTGAAGCAGAATATTTTGAAGACTATCAAGACTATTATCAAGAACTATTAGATAGCAATACTGTTGAATACTTGATTTTAGGACATCACTTTGATCGTTCTTCCATTAATGAAAGATACTATGGTAGAGCTATCTTAGAAGATAAAGATGTATTAAAATACGCATCACAAGTAGTTCAAGCATTAGAAACAAACTTATATTCTTATGTTTGTCATCCAGACTTATTTATGATAGGAAAACGAACTTGGTCTCCAGCATGTCAGGAGGCTACGACACAAATCTGTAAAAAAGCCAAAGAACTATCCATCCCATTAGAATTAAATTCAGGAGGGATTCGTAGAGGCTTACGAGAAATAGAGGGAGTCGTTAATTATCCTTATCCTTATGATGAATTTTGGAAAATAGCTAGTGAAATAGGGAATGATGTAGTATTAGGAATTGATGCTCATTTTCCTAATAATTTTAAAGAAGAAAATTATCAAAATTTAGAATTGTTTGCAAAAAGATTCTCACTACATGTTATTGAAAATTTTACTTTTAGAAAAGGAAAATCTAACAAATAAGTTAGATTTTTTTCATTTTAAAGGATATCTATTTTAAAAAGAGATAGAAGGTGGTAAAATGGAAAAAAGGAAGTGATAAAATGGTTAAAACAAAAATAAAAGATTACTTAACAAAAAATAAAAGTTCTTACATAGGACACTATCGATTACACGGTAGTGTAAAAACAAATGCTTTTGAATATAAATTTAGATACTATACAAGAGATCAACAATTTCGTGAAATATCAGTTTATCTAACCATTGATTGCTCAAACGATGAAATCAATCATACATTCTCCGTCCGTTTAAATAACGAAGAAGAAAAGTATATATTAAAAGACGCCTTAGAAACAATTTGTTTATTTGAAGATCATAAAACTATTTTACATTCTCATATTTTAGAAGTATATATACGTTCAAAAAGTGAATTACAATTCTTAGAACCGCAAGATTACCGAAATATTTTAGATTATCTAGAGTATCATAAAGGAGTCAATGAAGAAGTAATTGAAGAATTTTATGGTTTCTTTATGCCTTACATCCGTTATTTATTAAAAATAGGAAGCTATCACAAACTATTTGGTTCAATGGAATTATTATTAGATCGTATTGTTTACGAATATGAATGGGATGGTGCATCCTCAAAATTCTTAGATCGCCAATATCAACTTCATATGCCATATATTTATCAAATACTAAAGTCACTTATTGAAAAACTAGATGATTTAAAGAAATCAAATAGTGAAGAGTTAGTGGAATTATTTCAACATATTTTCAGCTGTGAAAGATTCTCACTACTGTTAGTAACTAACTATCAATTACCAGAAGACTTGGATAAAAGATTTTTAGAATTCTTTGGACAAGCACTAGAATCATTACAAAATCAAAAATCTTTAGCAGTTCGTTATGTTTTATCAATGTATCAAGAAGAAGATAACCAAGAAGTAGCATTTGATATATTACGATTTGTTATGGAAGATATCTTAGTCTTTGCGAATCATCAAGTAGAAAGAAGTATTGGAGATAGGATTATTGAAGAAAAAGGATATAACTTTATTATTCGTCTCTTTACAAGAGACTATAATACCTTTGTATTTGTATGTTTCCCAATTTCTTCCTTCCCTGAAAAATATCACACCATTATTCGTTTAGAATTAGAAACAGCTATCCGTTATTATGCTGCCAGAATGGATCATGATCGTTATCGTCTTAGTTCCTTTGAACAAGTAGCAAACATTAATCGATTATTACTAGAAAACTATAAGGAGTATTATAAAAATGGAAAAGAATAAAAAAATAATTGCCGGTATTACAACAGCATCATTACTAGCAGTAGGTGGAACTTATGCATATAGTACATTTGTAGACCAAGCAACAAAGAAAATACTATATCGTCATCATCGAGATGACGATACAAATCAACGTCTAGAAATAGATTTTGGTGCGAAAACATTCTATATTAAAAACAATATGTCTATTCGTTTACGTGGATTATTGATTGAAGAAAAAGAAGCAACGAAAACATTATTAGTATTACATCCTTTTGGCTTAGATGCAAAAAGTATGGCAATGTATGTCCCATTCTTTAAAAACAAATTACCAGGATGTAATATCTTAATGGTAGATAGCCGTGCGCATGGACAAAGTGATGGTTACATTCGTGGCTTAGGTGTCAATGATGTAGATGATTTAGTAGTTTGGAATGAATATATCCTAAATACCTTTGGAAAAGATCATCAAATCATTTTATACGGAAAAGAAGTAGGAGCTGCAACTATTTTACTTGCTTCTTCTAGACAACTATTAAAGAATGTAGTAGCGATTATTAGTGATGGATGCTTTACAAGTGGCTATGATTTAATTTCATATCGTATCGAAAAAGACTATAAAATGCCTGCATTCCCATGTACTCGTCTAATCCGTCGTAAAATTCAAAGACAAGCAAAAATAAATATCAAAGAAAATATCCCAGAATATGTAAAACATAACGACATACCAACCATTTATTTCCATTCTTTCCATGATGAATTTGTACCTTTAGAATATGTTTATCCACTATATAACGCAAATCGAGGAGAAAAAGTATTATTTGTTGTAAAAGAAGAAAGATACTTATGTGATGTTATGGAAACAAATGACTTTAAGAGTACGTTTGAACAATTCTTAAGCCAATATGTAAAATAGAAATAAGTCTTTTAAAAAAAGAATCAAAAGCAACAAAAATAGAAGCTTGAAAATAGAACGGGGATCATTTCCCCGCTCTATTTTTAAAGCTAATACAAACATAAATTATAGTTTTTCAGATTTTTTGTAGGGCCCCTAGGAGATCCTACTCTTTTTATTTTGGTAAAATATTTACTTATAATATATGTTTAGTATAAGTTTTGAAAGCAGATGAACTCTTTGTAAATAACTTAATCCATATTCATTGCTGATGACTTTTGAATCACCCCACGCTAGATAAATACTCCAACTTATATTTAAAGTCCAGGTCCTTCCTTTCGATAATTTAGTTAGGATATTACTTTTTTTTATTTTGAAAAAAACAATAAAATATATATGTTATAATTATTTTAGAAAACAAGGAGGAAATACATCATGTATTTTAAAGATAGTAAAGGATTTCCAAAAGACTTCTTATGGGGTAGTGCTTCTGCTGCATATCAAGTCGAAGGTGCTTGGTTGAGTGATGGAAAAGGTAAATCTAATTGGGATGAATTTGTACGTATTCCAGGAAAAACATTTAAAGAAACAACAGGTGATATTGCAGTAGATCATTATCATCGTTATATGGAAGATGTTGCTTTAATGGCAGAAATGGGATTAAAGACATATCGTTTTTCAATTGCTTGGTCAAGAATTTATCCAAATGGGAATGGCGAAGTAAATGAAAAAGGAATTGAATTTTATAATAACTTAATTAATGAATGTATCAAACATAATGTAGAACCAATGGTTACTATTTATCATTGGGATTTACCACAAGCTTTAGAAGAACAATATGGTGGTTGGGAAGATAGAAAAATTGTAGATGATTATGTAAACTATGCAACTACTTTATTTAAATGTTTTGGAGATAGAGTAAAATATTGGATTACAATGAATGAACAAAATATATTTACTGTACACGGATGGTTACAAGGAATGCATCCACCAGGTAAAGTAAATGAAATGAAAACATTCTATCAAGTAAATCATCACGCTAATATTGCACATGCAAAAAGTGTAAAAGCATTAAAAGAAATGTACCCTAATGCACATGTAGGAGCAAGTTTTGCGTATGGGCCAAGTTACGCTATTGATTGTCATCCAATCAATGCAATGGCAAAAGCTGACTTTGATGACTTACAAAACTACTTCTGGATGGATGTTTATGCTTATGGACGTTATCCACGTAGTGCGATGATGTATTTAGATTCTATCGGTGTAGCTCCTCAATTTGAGGAAGGTGATCAAGAAATCATGGTTGAAGCTAGTAAACTGATTGATTTTATGGGTGTAAACTACTATCAAACATCTGTTATCGAATATAATCCATTAGATGGTGTAACTTCAACTTACGAAATGAATAATACTGGTAAAAAAGGAACATCAAAAGTACAAGGAGTTCCTGGTTTATATAAACGTCCAGCTAATCCATATCTAGAAACAACAGATTGGGATTGGTCAATTGATCCAATGGGTCTAAGAATGTGTTGTCGTGAAATTACAAGTCGTTATGATTTACCGATTGTTATTTCAGAAAATGGATTAGGTGCATTTGATAAACTGGAAGATGGAAAAATTCATGATGATTATCGTATTGCTTATTTAAAAGCACATATTGAAGAATTAAAGAAAGCGGTTGATGATGGATGTCGTGTGATTGCTTATTGTACATGGTCATATACTGACTTATTAAGTTGGGTAAATGGATATCAAAAACGTTATGGTTTTGTGTATATTGATCGTGAAGAAACAGAGCATGAAGGGACCCTAAACCGCTATAAAAAAGACTCATATTACTGGTATCAAAAAGTAATTGCAACAAATGGAGAAGAATTATAAAAAATAGATTGCTTAGTGCAATCTATTTTTTTCTTATTTTTTAAAGGAAAAGAAAAATAGTAGTAAAAAGACAATTATTTTTTGTGAAGAAGAGGTTTTTATTTGAAATAAAAACGTGTATAATAGAAAAAAGGAGTCGTCATGAAAAAAGAATTATACGAAGAATTTGATATTTTATATAACTTAATTACTTATGTCAATACATCATATAGTCAAGATATGTATTATAGTATTTGTTATCATATCTTACAAAATATAGAAGAAATACCAAGCATTAATATTAACGAATTAGCAGAGATGTGTTATACATCACCAGCGACTATTTCAAGATTTTGTAAGGCATTGAAATGTGAAAACTTTGCACAATTCAAACAACAAGTACGAGCAGGATTAAAAATAGCCACTCAAGAAATACGTTTACCCGCAGAAGATTTGGTAAATATTCATATGGATTCCAATAACTGTGTAGACTTAGTATATGATTTAGCAATTCAATCATTACAAGAAAGTAAAGAAAATATATCGATTCATCAAATAGACCAACTATGTGATATTATTTATGAATCAAAGAAGTTACACTTCTTTGGATTTCAATTTAATAAAATATTGGCTTCTGATATTCAATTAAAACTATTAAAATTAGGGAAATTTTCTTATGCTTTTAGTGATCGAGGAGACGATAGTCAACGTTTAGAATTATTAGATGAAACAAGTGTTGCTATTGTAATAAGCGCTAGAGCTAGAAATAATCCAATCGGGCATCTTATTGCTGCTATTAAAGCAAGAGGAGCTACTGTTATTTTAATAACATTGAATAAAGAGACACCTTTGATAGAAGAATGTGATAAAGCGTTTATTGTTCATGGCTATGAAAGCACGTTTAGTGAATCATCAACAGTAGGAACAACAACGTTAAAAACGTACATGGATTTATTATATGTACGATATGGGATACTATATCCAAGAAGATAGGAGGAGAGAAATGTACAGTTTTACAAATGATTATAGTGAGGGAGCACATCCTAGAATATTAGAAGCATTGGTCCAAACAAACAACCAACAAACAGCAGGGTATGGTACGGATCAATATTGCAAAGCAGCATCCGATAAGTTAAAAGAACTTATTGATAAACAAGATGTTGATGTTCATTTTATTCCAGGAGGAACACACACGAATTTGATTTTAATCTCATCGGCTTTAAAAGCACACCAAGCAGTCATGGCGGTAGATAGTGGACATATTTTTGTTCATGAAACTGGAGCAATTGAAGCAACAGGCCATAAGGTGTTAACAAGACCACACAATAATGGGAAATTGAGTCTAGAGATGATTGAATCTATGATGGCAGAACATACTGACGAACATATGGTTCAACCCAAAATGGTGTATATCTCACAAACAACAGAATTTGGAACTGTTTATACACTACAAGAGATAAAAGAAATATCTGCATACTGTAAAGAACATGATCTATTTTTCTTTATAGATGGAGCAAGATTAGGAAGTGCCCTAGTCGTTGAGGGAGCACCAAGTTTAAAAGAGATGGCAATGTATAGTGATGCTTTCTATATTGGTGGTACTAAAATGGGAGCTCTATTTGGA from Tannockella kyphosi harbors:
- a CDS encoding threonine aldolase family protein; amino-acid sequence: MYSFTNDYSEGAHPRILEALVQTNNQQTAGYGTDQYCKAASDKLKELIDKQDVDVHFIPGGTHTNLILISSALKAHQAVMAVDSGHIFVHETGAIEATGHKVLTRPHNNGKLSLEMIESMMAEHTDEHMVQPKMVYISQTTEFGTVYTLQEIKEISAYCKEHDLFFFIDGARLGSALVVEGAPSLKEMAMYSDAFYIGGTKMGALFGECLVLVNDELKKDFRYHIKQKGAMFAKGRLLGVQFLTLFNDDLYFEIGKYENNVAKILRDGLVNAGYSFYVDSPSNQLFPILPNQLIKKLESEFSFNIMDKIDENHTVIRLVTSFATPASKAHQFVELL